One part of the Terriglobia bacterium genome encodes these proteins:
- a CDS encoding ABC transporter permease, which yields MQPNPQIRLLIWQCKFLLRSASLLVPKAQRAAWYQEWYGEIWHWLHFLAESGRLNSHTTMELTRHCWGAFPDAAFHRFDHKKVTRVLDEEPRSARFCLSAILIAVLGLILVTGFAPTIRAGFKPLPFPQPDRLAYLSLHASFTKYDEQNLFREAAKWAESSKTAEMVAAYSWHPVSLRFGHDQINDFSARVSPNFFDLLGNNAARGRLFTPADETTCAGCVVISHRLWEAQLNSDRNIVGKTISVDDRPGIVIGVLPESFVFTFPEVSVWMLPSWGKATNNFADRTGAVLRMGPHVSLSEAQQEFRRFAQINEYSKPQLESFVSRARQGVKLYLFFTVLSLFGGIALGSSRLGGAKTRKLKLSWWHTLRWWGFFSLKTLLLLALCFVGSLELTGRASIILTGSVHPLVGPFATWLFLVTAMVALSWSLHDQGRRCRLCLRRLGNEASVGTPSYLLLDWWGTELVCSDGHGLLHVPEMKSSWQEFDQWVSLDESWKPLFEHEEPVHTP from the coding sequence GTGCAGCCCAATCCTCAAATCCGACTCCTGATCTGGCAATGTAAGTTTCTGCTGCGCAGCGCAAGTTTGCTGGTTCCCAAAGCGCAGCGCGCCGCCTGGTACCAGGAGTGGTATGGCGAGATATGGCACTGGCTTCACTTTTTGGCAGAGTCCGGCCGGCTGAATTCGCATACGACCATGGAACTGACCCGGCACTGCTGGGGCGCGTTCCCTGATGCGGCGTTCCATCGCTTTGATCACAAGAAAGTCACACGCGTGCTGGACGAAGAGCCGCGCTCCGCACGTTTTTGCCTGAGTGCAATCCTGATCGCCGTTCTTGGCTTGATCTTAGTCACGGGTTTTGCGCCCACTATTCGGGCAGGATTCAAGCCCCTTCCGTTCCCTCAGCCGGACCGTTTGGCGTACCTTTCCTTGCACGCAAGTTTTACTAAATACGACGAACAAAATTTGTTTCGTGAAGCCGCGAAATGGGCGGAGAGCAGCAAAACCGCAGAAATGGTTGCCGCGTACTCCTGGCACCCCGTCTCTCTCAGGTTCGGGCACGATCAGATCAATGATTTCAGCGCTCGCGTTTCGCCAAACTTCTTTGACCTGTTGGGCAACAACGCCGCAAGGGGCCGGCTCTTTACCCCGGCAGATGAAACCACATGTGCGGGCTGCGTGGTGATTAGCCATCGCTTGTGGGAAGCGCAACTCAATTCAGATCGCAACATCGTAGGCAAGACGATTTCCGTGGACGACCGCCCGGGCATCGTGATCGGCGTGCTTCCCGAGAGTTTTGTATTTACCTTTCCTGAAGTGTCTGTCTGGATGCTGCCGAGCTGGGGCAAAGCCACCAACAATTTCGCTGATCGGACCGGCGCAGTCCTGCGCATGGGGCCTCATGTGTCTCTTTCTGAAGCCCAACAGGAGTTTCGGCGGTTCGCCCAGATCAACGAATATTCAAAACCGCAGCTTGAATCATTTGTTTCGCGCGCACGGCAGGGCGTGAAGCTTTATTTGTTTTTCACGGTGCTGTCATTGTTCGGCGGAATCGCGCTGGGCAGCAGCCGATTGGGTGGCGCCAAGACGCGCAAGCTCAAACTGAGCTGGTGGCACACGCTCCGGTGGTGGGGATTCTTCTCTCTCAAAACATTGCTGCTGCTTGCACTTTGCTTTGTGGGTTCGCTGGAGCTTACGGGACGCGCTTCGATCATACTCACAGGATCGGTTCATCCTCTGGTCGGACCATTTGCCACGTGGCTTTTTCTCGTCACAGCGATGGTGGCACTTTCCTGGTCATTGCACGATCAAGGCCGCCGTTGCCGACTCTGCCTGCGGCGGCTCGGCAATGAAGCGTCCGTGGGGACGCCAAGTTACCTGCTGCTGGATTGGTGGGGAACGGAGCTTGTCTGCTCCGATGGTCACGGCCTGCTCCACGTTCCGGAGATGAAATCCAGTTGGCAGGAATTTGACCAGTGGGTTTCACTCGACGAATCATGGAAGCCGCTGTTCGAGCATGAAGAGCCGGTGCATACTCCGTAA
- a CDS encoding PadR family transcriptional regulator, protein METAARISHTSALILQTIRSGYVYGFDIMDVTGLPSGTIYPALRRLEKESLISGDWEDSKIALRQDRPPRRYYKLTRQGKDALINAVERYPLLAKLAPEEKVTRR, encoded by the coding sequence ATGGAAACTGCGGCAAGAATTTCCCACACGTCGGCGCTGATCCTGCAAACCATCCGGTCAGGCTATGTTTACGGTTTTGACATTATGGACGTCACCGGCCTGCCCAGCGGCACCATCTACCCCGCGTTGCGCCGCCTGGAAAAGGAATCGCTGATAAGCGGCGATTGGGAAGACAGCAAAATTGCGCTGCGCCAGGACCGTCCGCCCCGCCGCTATTACAAACTTACGCGCCAGGGCAAAGACGCGCTCATCAATGCCGTGGAGCGTTATCCGCTACTGGCTAAGCTGGCCCCGGAAGAGAAGGTAACGCGCCGATAG
- a CDS encoding ABC transporter ATP-binding protein codes for MLEAIGLTKCYASLPAVSQVNFTVRPGEILGYLGPNGSGKSTTVKMITGLMEPTRGKVLFHGNDIKDDLPGYKKVLGYVPEEALLYPYMTGWEYLEFVGILRGMDQKQLRKRADALLELFLLFPFRHATIASYSKGMRQRILLIAALMHDPEILVFDEPLSGLDVTSAMIFRKVVKSLSEQGKIILYCSHVLEVVEKLCSHLLILSKGKVAAHGSVSEVSRMTGLATLEDSFSHLVKEQDAEQIAHDIVEVMAAP; via the coding sequence ATGCTTGAAGCAATCGGTCTCACAAAGTGTTACGCCAGCCTTCCCGCCGTAAGTCAGGTGAATTTTACCGTCCGCCCGGGAGAAATTCTGGGCTACCTGGGACCTAATGGCTCCGGCAAAAGTACTACGGTAAAGATGATTACCGGCCTGATGGAGCCCACCCGAGGCAAAGTCCTGTTCCACGGCAACGACATCAAAGATGATCTGCCGGGCTACAAGAAGGTGCTGGGCTACGTGCCTGAGGAAGCGCTGCTTTATCCCTACATGACGGGATGGGAATACCTGGAGTTTGTGGGGATATTGCGCGGGATGGACCAAAAGCAGCTCCGCAAACGCGCCGATGCGCTGCTGGAACTGTTTCTGCTGTTTCCATTTCGCCACGCCACCATCGCTTCGTATTCCAAAGGCATGCGGCAACGCATTCTCTTGATTGCCGCCCTGATGCACGATCCTGAAATCCTGGTTTTCGATGAGCCGCTTTCCGGCCTGGACGTGACTTCAGCCATGATCTTCAGAAAAGTAGTGAAGTCGCTCAGTGAGCAGGGCAAGATCATTTTGTATTGCTCGCACGTGCTTGAGGTGGTGGAAAAACTTTGTTCCCACCTGCTGATCCTGAGTAAAGGAAAAGTTGCGGCGCATGGATCAGTCAGCGAGGTGAGCAGAATGACCGGACTTGCCACGCTGGAAGACTCCTTCTCTCATCTGGTCAAAGAGCAGGATGCGGAGCAGATTGCGCATGACATTGTAGAAGTGATGGCCGCGCCGTGA
- a CDS encoding S1/P1 nuclease: protein MSKLRPLVAVTLCLVLFSSTSQAWFGFGHMAVAYVAYQKLTPEKRTRVAQLLKKNPYYKTKWKAMIPAGTPADQQDLMYFMIAATWPDQIKDKNSGYNDDGPGGGNIPPAGPTAWQNTGYGDLARHKYWHFIDTPFSQDGTTRLPAIPSPNAETEIAIFRQALTSSASDKIKSYDLVWLLHLVGDVHQPLHSSTRVGATDLHGDNGGNNVKLSDPSKELHALWDGLPGDSSNVADVITYGKTLTAADSLLAQKVDASDWIKESFDIAETTAYSGPIGTGDGPFTLTQEYKEKAKKIADERIELAGERLANLINNELK from the coding sequence ATGTCAAAGTTGCGTCCACTCGTCGCCGTTACGCTGTGCCTTGTTCTTTTCAGCTCAACTTCACAGGCATGGTTTGGATTTGGCCACATGGCCGTGGCCTATGTGGCGTACCAGAAGCTTACGCCGGAAAAAAGGACACGTGTCGCGCAGCTTCTCAAGAAGAACCCTTATTACAAGACGAAGTGGAAGGCGATGATTCCCGCAGGCACACCGGCAGACCAGCAGGACCTGATGTATTTCATGATCGCGGCCACATGGCCTGACCAGATAAAGGACAAGAACTCAGGCTACAACGACGATGGTCCAGGCGGCGGCAACATCCCTCCTGCAGGACCTACAGCGTGGCAAAACACAGGATACGGAGATCTGGCCCGGCACAAGTATTGGCACTTTATTGATACGCCTTTTAGTCAGGACGGAACTACACGGCTCCCAGCCATTCCTTCACCGAACGCGGAAACCGAAATTGCCATCTTCCGCCAAGCTCTGACATCCAGCGCTTCTGACAAAATCAAGTCTTACGATCTGGTGTGGTTGCTGCATTTGGTGGGCGACGTTCACCAGCCGTTGCATTCATCTACGCGAGTTGGCGCGACTGATCTCCATGGCGATAACGGCGGCAACAACGTTAAACTTTCTGACCCCAGCAAAGAACTGCATGCCTTGTGGGACGGATTGCCGGGCGATAGCTCGAATGTGGCCGATGTAATTACTTATGGCAAGACGCTGACGGCCGCCGATTCGCTGCTGGCGCAGAAAGTCGATGCTTCTGACTGGATCAAGGAAAGCTTTGATATTGCAGAGACCACCGCTTATTCGGGCCCCATCGGCACGGGTGATGGACCTTTTACTCTCACGCAGGAATACAAGGAGAAGGCGAAGAAGATCGCGGATGAAAGAATAGAGCTTGCAGGTGAGCGCCTGGCCAACCTGATCAATAACGAACTGAAATAA
- a CDS encoding D-alanine--D-alanine ligase, with amino-acid sequence MDSKLKITVLYESWGDEEEEITPEPEKKKRGAKKRRKKREKHDREEIFEALEKLGHEPSYMMLDGEDKSLLALARQETDLFFNLVESYAGDDTMEMHVAAFLDLLGRPYTGAGPQGLYLAQDKSLAKKLFQFYNIRTPYFATCYQGKLDHSQEISFPLIVKPESEDGSLGIDQGSVVGSVKELMERIHYVQEEFKSPALIEEYIEGREIYAGILGNQNPEVLPLVELDLSKLPEGMPKVAGMEVKWEKDSEAYKLTKSAPVEDLDEDTQELLSSTALTAYRILKLRDYGRIDMRLTDKGKVYVIEANPNPWLSSNSEFFMAAKKSGRSYADMIAEIIEFARTDRRKRDKLHMNG; translated from the coding sequence ATGGACAGTAAATTGAAAATCACGGTGCTTTACGAAAGCTGGGGAGACGAAGAAGAAGAAATAACTCCAGAGCCGGAAAAAAAGAAGCGCGGCGCCAAGAAGCGGCGCAAGAAGAGAGAGAAGCACGACCGCGAAGAGATTTTTGAAGCTCTGGAAAAGCTGGGCCACGAACCCAGCTACATGATGCTGGATGGAGAAGATAAATCCCTACTGGCGCTGGCCCGCCAGGAAACCGACCTCTTCTTCAATCTGGTGGAATCCTACGCCGGGGATGACACCATGGAAATGCACGTGGCGGCGTTTCTGGATTTGCTGGGCCGTCCTTACACGGGCGCGGGCCCGCAGGGGCTTTATCTGGCGCAGGACAAGAGCCTGGCCAAAAAACTATTTCAGTTTTACAACATCCGCACGCCGTACTTTGCCACCTGCTATCAGGGCAAACTGGACCACTCACAGGAAATTTCTTTCCCCTTGATTGTGAAACCAGAGTCCGAAGACGGATCGCTTGGCATCGACCAGGGCTCAGTCGTGGGAAGCGTGAAGGAATTGATGGAGCGCATTCATTATGTCCAGGAAGAATTCAAGTCGCCCGCGCTGATTGAAGAATATATTGAAGGCCGTGAGATTTACGCTGGCATACTGGGCAACCAGAATCCTGAAGTGCTGCCGCTCGTGGAGCTTGACCTCTCAAAACTCCCGGAGGGCATGCCCAAGGTCGCCGGCATGGAAGTAAAGTGGGAGAAAGACAGCGAAGCCTACAAGCTCACCAAGTCCGCGCCGGTAGAAGACCTGGACGAAGATACCCAGGAGCTACTTTCATCCACAGCTCTCACCGCGTATCGCATTCTCAAGCTGCGCGATTATGGCCGCATTGACATGCGGCTCACGGACAAAGGAAAAGTCTATGTGATTGAGGCCAATCCCAATCCGTGGCTTTCCAGCAACTCAGAGTTTTTTATGGCGGCAAAAAAATCCGGACGCTCCTATGCGGACATGATCGCAGAAATCATCGAGTTTGCGCGCACAGACCGGCGCAAGCGCGACAAGCTGCACATGAACGGCTAG
- a CDS encoding putative zinc-binding metallopeptidase, whose amino-acid sequence MRAAFEKAPPEVQEILGKPIRDLGLKLEGSPLERFVQQLYLELERKGLKKFRPACYLTDEWGCPSGEPIIGIPFYLADPKLARLEKEMNDLEDSRQIMMYLRHEAGHAINYAYALHKTPEWKHLFGPYRKPYRDAYRPIPFSRSFVRHMEGWYAQKHPDEDFAETFAVWLTPGSRWRQKYKGWPALEKLRYVDRTFRKLGSLDPVRPRGRTDITVEEMDTTVGDFYEAVLSEQPSPGDLPLDTDLQDIFNAGRRRKKGVRPAADLLRENHKSLVDKLTYWSGVPRSLIKKLVESIETRVAEMDLRVNIKQERECLTELTVYATALAMNYVTRGKFVQT is encoded by the coding sequence TTGCGCGCCGCCTTTGAAAAAGCACCGCCGGAAGTCCAGGAAATTCTGGGCAAGCCCATACGCGATCTGGGGCTGAAGCTGGAAGGATCGCCGCTGGAGCGCTTTGTGCAGCAGCTCTATCTCGAACTCGAGCGCAAGGGGCTGAAAAAATTCCGCCCGGCATGCTATCTCACCGATGAGTGGGGCTGCCCCTCGGGCGAACCCATCATTGGGATTCCTTTCTACCTGGCCGATCCCAAGCTGGCGCGCCTGGAAAAAGAAATGAATGACCTGGAAGATTCCCGCCAGATCATGATGTACCTGCGCCATGAGGCCGGGCACGCCATCAACTACGCTTACGCGCTGCACAAGACTCCCGAGTGGAAACATTTGTTTGGCCCATATCGCAAGCCCTATCGAGACGCCTACCGGCCGATTCCATTTTCCCGCAGCTTTGTCCGCCACATGGAAGGCTGGTACGCGCAGAAACATCCCGATGAAGATTTTGCCGAAACCTTTGCCGTGTGGCTCACGCCCGGCTCACGCTGGCGGCAAAAATATAAAGGCTGGCCTGCGCTGGAAAAGCTGCGCTATGTGGACCGCACTTTCAGAAAGCTTGGCAGCCTTGATCCCGTGCGTCCCCGCGGACGAACCGATATCACTGTAGAAGAAATGGATACCACGGTCGGAGATTTCTATGAAGCAGTGTTGAGCGAGCAGCCATCGCCGGGCGATCTGCCGCTGGATACCGATCTTCAAGACATTTTCAACGCCGGTCGCAGGCGGAAGAAGGGTGTGCGTCCCGCAGCAGACCTGCTGCGAGAGAACCATAAATCTCTGGTGGATAAGCTTACGTACTGGAGCGGCGTGCCGCGATCGCTGATTAAGAAGCTGGTGGAGTCCATTGAAACGCGCGTGGCTGAAATGGACCTGCGTGTCAATATAAAGCAGGAAAGAGAGTGCCTCACGGAGCTGACGGTTTACGCAACGGCATTGGCCATGAATTACGTGACGCGAGGAAAATTTGTTCAGACATAA
- a CDS encoding DUF2207 domain-containing protein, protein MKNTLKLCLLVLLAAVPAAAQTEGIRSFDSRITVNPDGSMQVVETIAVESAGVDIVHGIYRDFPTRYKDRAGNGYSVLFYVVSVRRDGNSEPYHTENLSNGIRVYFGSSSYDLPAGDHTYQFSYRTNRQLGFFRDHDELYWNVTGNAWKFPIDVATATVLLPPNVRSQVTDLSGYSGYQGDKGHATAQKDEDGNPTFRAENLAPQQGLTIAVSWPKGLIAEPTAEQKRAWFISDNKSTFVGLAGLIVVLLYYVMIWSMVGRDPASGTIVPLYEPPDNMSPAAIRFLERMGGDEKGFTSAIMGLAAKGCLTIEQDESKTYKLVRRKNATAKDSRLSGDEKNLAWTLFENGSPLVLENKNHEVLLRARKGLETNLHANIETTSFRTNARYLWPGIILSLLTIVTMILLGGDSRLPVALFMSVWLTGWSFGVYALVSSVIRAWKSARAEGVLGFGQAGFITLFSIPFVIGECLGLGMLIWSCGVAASGLIAAAIGINVLFHHLLKAPTLAGRALMDRVEGFKMFLTAVDSDRLQTIARPDKTPQLFERFLPYAFAMGVEHAWAQQFSQALAQAATAGGTGGGTAYSPSWYSGASFGSFSATAFTSSFSSSFSSAISSSSTAPGSSSGSGGGGSSGGGGGGGGGGGW, encoded by the coding sequence ATGAAGAACACCCTTAAACTCTGTCTGCTGGTCTTGCTGGCGGCCGTTCCGGCTGCCGCCCAGACCGAGGGAATCCGCTCGTTTGACTCCCGCATTACCGTGAATCCCGATGGCAGCATGCAGGTGGTTGAAACCATTGCGGTTGAGTCTGCCGGCGTCGATATCGTTCACGGTATCTATCGCGATTTTCCAACGCGCTACAAGGACCGCGCCGGCAACGGCTATTCCGTCCTTTTTTATGTGGTCAGCGTGCGCCGTGACGGCAATTCAGAGCCCTACCACACTGAGAATTTGAGCAACGGCATTCGAGTTTACTTTGGCAGTTCCAGCTATGACCTGCCGGCCGGCGACCACACGTACCAGTTTTCTTACCGCACCAATCGCCAGCTTGGTTTCTTCCGCGACCATGATGAACTTTATTGGAACGTAACCGGCAACGCGTGGAAGTTTCCCATTGACGTGGCCACAGCCACGGTATTGCTGCCGCCAAATGTACGGAGCCAGGTAACAGACCTGAGCGGTTATTCGGGGTATCAAGGCGATAAGGGCCATGCCACGGCGCAGAAGGATGAGGACGGCAATCCCACCTTTCGCGCAGAAAATCTTGCACCCCAGCAAGGGCTTACGATTGCGGTGAGCTGGCCCAAAGGCCTGATCGCCGAGCCCACGGCGGAACAGAAGCGCGCATGGTTCATCTCTGACAACAAATCAACCTTCGTCGGACTCGCTGGCTTGATCGTTGTCCTTCTGTATTACGTGATGATCTGGAGCATGGTGGGCAGGGACCCTGCGAGTGGGACGATTGTTCCGCTTTACGAGCCGCCGGACAACATGTCCCCCGCCGCCATACGTTTTCTGGAGCGCATGGGCGGTGACGAAAAAGGGTTTACGTCCGCAATCATGGGCCTGGCTGCCAAGGGCTGTCTGACGATTGAGCAAGATGAATCCAAGACCTACAAGCTGGTACGCCGAAAGAACGCCACAGCCAAAGACAGCAGGCTTTCTGGGGACGAAAAGAATCTGGCATGGACTTTGTTTGAAAATGGTAGTCCTTTGGTGCTGGAGAACAAGAACCATGAAGTGCTGTTGCGTGCGCGGAAAGGACTGGAAACAAATCTCCACGCCAACATAGAGACGACCAGTTTTCGCACCAACGCGCGCTATCTCTGGCCCGGGATTATCCTGTCACTGCTTACGATTGTGACCATGATTTTGCTGGGCGGTGATTCGCGCCTACCCGTAGCGCTCTTCATGTCAGTCTGGCTTACGGGATGGAGCTTTGGCGTTTATGCGCTCGTCAGCAGCGTGATTCGCGCGTGGAAGAGTGCAAGGGCTGAAGGCGTGCTGGGATTTGGACAGGCCGGGTTTATTACTCTTTTTAGTATCCCCTTTGTCATTGGGGAATGCCTTGGGCTGGGTATGCTGATATGGTCCTGCGGTGTGGCTGCCTCTGGTTTGATTGCCGCCGCCATCGGGATCAACGTGCTTTTTCACCATCTATTGAAAGCGCCCACACTCGCCGGACGCGCCCTCATGGACCGCGTGGAAGGCTTCAAAATGTTCCTGACGGCTGTGGATAGCGATCGCCTGCAAACCATCGCGCGACCCGATAAGACGCCTCAGCTCTTTGAACGCTTCCTTCCCTACGCTTTTGCCATGGGAGTGGAGCACGCATGGGCCCAGCAATTCTCCCAGGCGCTGGCGCAGGCCGCTACTGCCGGCGGCACGGGAGGAGGTACGGCTTATTCGCCTTCGTGGTATTCCGGCGCGTCCTTTGGATCATTTTCCGCGACGGCTTTTACCTCGAGCTTTAGCAGTTCATTTTCCAGCGCGATCTCTTCGTCTTCCACTGCTCCAGGATCATCTTCGGGTTCGGGAGGGGGCGGTTCGTCCGGCGGAGGTGGTGGCGGCGGTGGCGGCGGGGGCTGGTAA
- a CDS encoding RNA polymerase sigma factor, translating to MMDFHSLYQSYAPQVHRFVLFLCGDAALADDITSETFVRAWTSRGKIREATVKAYLFTIARNLYRDHLRRNNRLTELEDSIPDPAVGLATRTEHKAELSAVIDALRQLSEVDRAALLMRVQEEMPYEEIAQTLNLPVTTVKVKVHRARLKLMRARENFQEVRP from the coding sequence ATGATGGATTTCCATAGCCTCTACCAAAGCTATGCGCCGCAGGTGCATCGCTTTGTGCTGTTCCTTTGCGGCGACGCGGCCCTGGCGGACGACATTACTTCAGAGACATTCGTGCGCGCGTGGACCTCGCGCGGCAAGATCAGGGAGGCGACGGTCAAAGCCTACCTGTTTACGATTGCCCGCAACCTGTACCGCGACCATCTGCGCCGCAACAACCGGCTCACGGAGCTGGAAGATTCCATTCCCGATCCGGCAGTGGGCCTGGCCACACGCACGGAGCACAAGGCTGAATTGAGCGCCGTGATAGATGCCCTGCGCCAGCTCTCTGAAGTTGACCGCGCCGCTCTGCTGATGCGCGTGCAGGAAGAAATGCCGTATGAAGAAATTGCCCAGACCCTGAATCTCCCCGTAACCACAGTAAAGGTCAAAGTTCATCGCGCGCGATTGAAGCTGATGCGCGCCAGAGAAAATTTCCAGGAGGTGCGCCCATGA
- a CDS encoding succinylglutamate desuccinylase/aspartoacylase family protein, whose amino-acid sequence MILIPAKRAYTSTIPARTLSRLAYTSPGMKLTRAVCLLSLVAFCSTAMLAQNSFTVGTATAGPGQKATGTLEIPAGVDAAASIPVVVVRGSKPGPVLALVSGAHGTEYASIIALEKVIQLLDPAQVSGTVIILPLVNIASFEQKVPHVNPVDGKSMNRFYPGKPDGTQTERVSYAITKQVVERCDYLVDYHGGDIDENLRPYAYWPKSGNAKMDAATHDMVLAFGLDHVIVWSDRPKDPAASRYLDNTANTRGKPAIAVEAGYSGTVETDDVALLANGTLSLMRYLKMLSGTPAMVEHPVWLGKVDTVASDQPGIFYPLVQRGTYAEAGMKIGYVTDYFGKTIYEAHAPASGVVLYICGVPSMKKGDTVANIGEITANP is encoded by the coding sequence TTGATTCTGATACCAGCGAAACGCGCCTATACTAGCACGATTCCTGCACGCACTCTGTCACGGCTGGCTTATACTTCTCCCGGCATGAAACTCACTCGCGCTGTCTGCTTGTTATCTCTCGTCGCCTTCTGCTCAACTGCCATGCTGGCGCAAAACAGCTTTACTGTCGGCACCGCCACAGCCGGACCCGGACAAAAAGCCACCGGCACGCTGGAAATCCCTGCCGGTGTTGACGCAGCAGCGTCGATTCCCGTTGTGGTTGTTCGCGGGAGCAAGCCCGGGCCGGTGCTGGCTTTGGTTTCCGGCGCGCACGGCACGGAATATGCGTCCATCATCGCGCTGGAAAAAGTGATTCAGTTGCTCGATCCCGCGCAGGTTTCCGGTACTGTTATCATTCTGCCCCTGGTCAACATCGCATCCTTTGAGCAAAAAGTCCCGCACGTGAATCCCGTGGACGGCAAGAGCATGAACCGTTTCTATCCTGGCAAGCCGGACGGCACGCAGACAGAGCGCGTTTCTTATGCGATTACCAAACAGGTCGTCGAACGCTGCGATTATCTTGTCGATTACCACGGCGGCGATATCGATGAAAATCTTCGACCCTACGCTTACTGGCCGAAATCCGGCAATGCCAAAATGGACGCCGCCACGCATGACATGGTGCTCGCCTTTGGCCTGGACCACGTTATCGTCTGGAGTGATCGCCCTAAAGATCCAGCAGCCTCTCGCTACCTGGATAACACCGCCAACACGCGCGGCAAGCCCGCCATTGCCGTGGAAGCTGGATATTCTGGGACTGTCGAGACCGATGATGTCGCGCTGCTGGCCAACGGCACTCTCAGCCTCATGCGCTATCTAAAAATGCTGTCAGGAACGCCCGCAATGGTGGAACATCCCGTGTGGCTTGGCAAAGTTGATACTGTTGCCAGCGATCAGCCAGGAATTTTTTATCCTCTCGTGCAGCGCGGAACTTACGCTGAGGCGGGAATGAAGATTGGCTACGTCACCGATTATTTTGGCAAGACGATTTATGAAGCCCACGCGCCCGCGTCTGGAGTGGTGCTTTACATCTGCGGCGTGCCGTCGATGAAGAAAGGCGACACCGTGGCCAATATCGGCGAGATCACAGCTAATCCATAA